The nucleotide window CTCATTTTTTAACCCTCTAGCACAAGACCTAAAGAATGCTTTAAGATTAATGTAAGATGACTCTCTTAATTAAATGCAATATTGTTCACTTTATGACATTTACTTTCATTCCCAAGCTTTATCTGTAAAATTTGTGTAGGTTCACATACCCAAAAGTCCTCATTTATTGTTACTTGACCATTTTATAACCTCTACTTATCCCTTAAAAGCTCAGATGGTCTCTCATTGGTCTATCATCAAAAAAGAAGACTTTGCTTATATACTTCTTATAACTTCAATGGGAACGTGTGGGACTATAGACTCCTGTAGGTTGAATTGTTGGCCATAAGTAAAGCCTTGGTTTATGTTCAACCTATCAACATTTTTACTTAGAAAATGCCTAGTACAGTGGTCCAAGGGCTGCATACTTGTGCATTAATATCAGAACATATTACAGCTGGAATATACTGTCTCAAAAAGGGAAAGAAATGATTTTAACAAGCTGAAGCCATTCAACAGATCAGCCACCTCTGAGaaacaatgttttgtttgtgtgagttGTGCTTGCGCTCATAAGACAATTATATTGGAAAGGGTAAAACATTCTGGCCTTTAAAGTGCACATGTATCTGTATATAATACAGAACGACATGAACAGTGCAGGACTGCCATTCATCCACATGATCACAACCCTAAAACATGATCAACTACATCAGAACTTGAGACAAGCTCCCAATTACATCTCATTTAAACAGATACTCtcacaacattttaaaatagcCCACTTTCAGCACAAGTAAAtcaagagaaacaaaacaacataagGACTCATGCAACTCATGCAACAGAAAGTCAGAACTGAGTGGTGTCTGCTGACTCAAAATACAAACCAAAAGCCCTGAGAAATACATCAACATTTTCTAGTCTCACCCATCCAATGTATGTCAAGGATTAcctttacagttatacaatcaATGCATGTGAATTGTATACATTTATGTGCCACAGGTGTTCAGACTGCAGAGCCTTATTCCCCAAAGCACATCAAAAGACCTTTTGAGGGTGTACACATGCTTGAGTGAGTCTCTGAATGGAAAAGGAGAGAGTTCAAATCAGGATtgaccttttttctgagaggtAGCCAATGAACACAGCTTTTCAGAGTCCTGCTGTAACTGCATGTCTGCAGAAAGGTCAATAGATATTAAGGGTTTAAAATGCATCTGAAGGTAGCAATTCAACTGCAGTGATTTTGGAATGTCAAAAGAAATCGATTGTAATAACATTCAGTAAAGTGTGTACTTTTATGACCAAATTAAATTCactataatacatttatttttagagaAAACTATCCCCCAAAAAgacctttatttttattatttatatcctCTATTATGTATATACCCACAGggcacaataaatgaataaatacataaataaataaaatgatatagtgccctgtgatgaactggcgccccctccagggtgtgttcctgccttgcgctcagttactccgtgtaggctccagacccaccgtgaccctgaactggataagcagttacagacaatgaatgaatattatgtaTAATTCACTACTGTGTCAACAGTTCCTTCACTAATATTTCCGACATTCACTCAATTTTTGAAGCGCCTCACAGCTTGTaattcattcacccactcactcatgcTGAGTAGGTTGAAGATTGTCCACAAGGGGGCACTAGAATTagttttactgctttataagAGTGTAGCTTCACATCCATGACACTGTCCTtgtttaaaacactttaaactCGCAAACAGTAAAATCGGATCAAAGTGTGAAATGTGATTAATATCACTGTGACGGCAGCTTTGCAGGAAAAGTTACTCATACAGTTTTTGgaccattttttttattgatccattcatcatgaaatcaaGGCTTATATCTAATACTTAGTGTCTTAGGGAAACAAAGCCAAACAAAATGTAGAGTTTCTAAGCTTTGATATGTCAGAGACCATATATCTGTTAAGCCAAAACAAAATTTCACAGTTGTAGGTAGAATATGCAACAGTCTCCAGTTGGTTCTTACACCCTCACACTAGTCCTGTAATAATGTCCTGGTATGGCATGTCTATCACAGTGCTCTCTTGTGCTTGCTAGAGAAGTTTGTCAGAGTCATTCACACCAAAACTGGCTCTAGGCTGCACCATGGTCAGAGGGTGGATGACACCTGTGTGAGGCCGAGCATGTTTGAGTCCTCCTTTCCTGTCTGGGTGATGGAGGACAGTTCCACGCCTAGTCATGCTGGCTTTGCTGTCTTTGGGGGGCTCTCTGCAGCTTGAGGGAGCTGTCTGCCTGCACTTCTCCCTCCTCTGCTACCAACCAGCCCTCTGTCTCCCCTCCCCCTTGCTGGCAGACAGAAATCTTTAAAGCAGCGCTTAAAATTCTCATCTAGAAACGCATAGAGAATAGGGTTGAGGCTGCTGTTGGTGTATCCAAGAGCAACACACAGAAAGTATGCAGCCATCACTGGAGTGGTCTCAGGAATGGACACTATGGCTTTCAgcaaaatgaaaatatgaatGGGGGTCCAGCAGATAATGAAAGCTGCCACGACCACTAAGACCAAGCGAGTGATGCGACGAAGGTTGCGGTCTTTCTCTCGAGAACCAGAAAGTAGGCGGACGCTGCGGAGCCGCAGGAGCATGAGGGAGTAACAGACGCTGATGATGAGGACGGGCACAACGAAGGCAAAGACAAAGACGCAGATTTTCATCAAGGTATCCCAGTACTCGTATGGGTCAGGAAACTGCAGTGCACACTCAGTGGTGCCTGCAAATTGAAAGAAGAAGAATGTGATCAAATCAAGAACATGGATATTTGTTATTAGGAGCACTCACAAAACAAGCTCCattacatatttaataaaaacatgtgAATATTTCAATTAAATGATCTGTGATTAATATATATCCAATAGACAGAAGACAAAAGAATTACCACATTTACATAACTCTGAATGGCAATTGTTTTGAAGATATTCTCTGATTTATTTAGGCTCGCTAAGTGTCAGCATCTAGAATAAAATAACAGGTCACAAGCTGTCAAATCaggatatttttttattgtttggcaCTGATACTATAAAGAAATTCCATGCCTTCcacatcattttatttttgtcttcatAATGATGTGCTGCTCCAGCTACTTGGGTTTTTAGTTGTTCTACTTAAGATTTTGTTAAAGAACTAGGAGTCACACACATGACATGGTTATGAAATGTAAGAAAAATCTAATGAGTAAGACTAGGACTGACAAAAAGAAGACTGCTGTAAGATGAAAGAGGGCATTTTGGTATAAAATCTTCCATAAGCCGAGGTCAACACaaagtttttttaaaacaccTGTCAGTTTGGAAGGGTCAGATCTAACACATGTGCTGTAAATGGTGTCAGGCCACACTGAAAACCTTCTGCTGCACACACAATCCATTAGGAAACAGGGACACTGCTCTGTATCAGAGCTAATGCTCAAATGTTTGGAGTCAGCTAGAGTCATATtgatatttttgtattaaacagaattataattCAGTgcatatttacttatttagaATAGTAACTGAATGTTTATGTAATGATTTGATATCAGCAGGATGCTTCAACTATTTTAAGATTTTATCATCACTTGAAAGGCATTATATTAATttacttaattattaataatatgtgTAATGTTAACTAATTCTGTAAACACAGATTGTGGGTGTGTATATGGCATGTATGTAGCATTATTTGTATGtagcatatatttatatacagtggaacctctacctacgaacttgatccgttccgtgacccagtttgtaagtggaaaagttagtttctcgagtcaattttccccatttaaaataatggaaaagcaattccaccccgaaagtcaccctttttgcactgatatatgtttacaaaactctcaaattagtaaaaaaaatacttgtatcattactaaaaataaaaaggggagacgaagcgtagatacggccatttccagccgccgactcggcggaggctcgggttcgtttctagagtcatggttcgttggtggaggcaaaaagtattcaaatgcccggttcgtatcttggaaagttagtataggcgttcgttagttgaggttccactgtattttgtaTTTCAATTAAATGTGAGAAATGTAGGTAGGACAAAATGTATCGGgtcattttttctttattcatcAGCTCTGACTGTGAAACTTTAAGTTTTCTGAAGCTAGTGTAACTCACCATTATTGGTCTGTGTGCCCCCCAACACCATAGCTGGCACTCCTGCTGCTGAAGACAGCACCCAGATGCCCACATTGATGCATTTAGCCATGAGTGGAGTACGGAAGTCCAGGGCCTTGACAGGATGGCACACGGCCACGTAACGATCCACACTCATCATGGTTAATGTGAAAATACTGGTGAACATGTTGTAGTAGTCGATGGAGATGAAAACTTTGCATACTATTTCTCCAAAGGGCCAGGAGTTCAGCATATAGTCTGTGCTCTGGAATGGCATAGTGGTGGTGACCAAAGCATCAGCCAGTGCCAAGTTAAAGATGTAGATGTTGGTTGCGGTCTTCATTTTGGTGTATCTGagggaaatgaaataaacatttcaaattCACTGTCACTGTAAACTCTGTGGGGTAAAATCACTGTTCATAGAAAAATTTAAAATTACCTAATGGGATATTCAGTAATATGTCAGGGAATGAACAAAACGGTTTTGTGTATCCAATAATAAAATGCAATGTATATACTGTAAAAGTCAGGTCAAAGAAATGACACATCAATCATAAAATACCCACGGAAATAAGTGAGTGTCATTGCAAACCTCTTTGAATGTAGATTAAATTTTCAGCACTCACAGGATGAAAGGTTTTACAGGATTCCTTTTTCAGAACTTGCTTCAGATGTTGCTTTCAGTCACATTAAACACACGTCAAACCCTAATATCTCCTTACACCATCCCTTTTTACACtactgtctttctttcttttcttcacatacactttattatttaacattcaCTGCCAGTAGCAATGTGACAGAGGTTCATTTGAAATCCACCAGTGAATAAATATATCACAGCGATCAGGGGATAGAAAAGGAGAGACAGAAGCCTTGATTAGATATTTTTGAGTGAAGTCAGGGCGACAGATGCATCGGTTCATGGGGTTTTCTCTActccactcattcactcactttctTCTGACTTTTGTGCAGAAAGAAGGTTAAAAAAAGACAGGCCAAGATTGCTGCCAAAGGCAGGGGAATGGCTTAAGTTTTGAAATGGCCTCCTTAAGTGAACGTAAAAGCATAATTATAGGACAGTAAAAGACAGACaggatttatatttaatttgtataGATGGGGAAGTAATTATATGGCAGGAGTCATACATATACTGTGATTCTAACATGTACACTAGCAAATGGAGAGCACTTTGTAGAACAGGAAACCACAAGCAACCTACACATAATTGCATTATTAAACAAATACTGTAAAAGAAGCAAAAACACTCCTGGCTAGAGCACAAGGAAGTAAAAGCTTTTCACTTCTATAGGAGATTTAATATCAATTTTGGTTCCTTTCCTAGCATGATTTAAATCCTTACCTGagcaaataaaaagaaacattttatttttgatgcAGAAGCACTTTGGTGTGCACTGAAAACATggcaaaaaagcaaaaaacaaacacataacaTTGAAAGCCTGAAACATAGAGGCTATTTCTAAAACTGGCCAAGGAATAACACCAATCACAGCTAATAGCCTAATCAGTTAGGAGGAGAAACAATTAGCTGTCAGTCACCATGGCTAGGTTAATAATGCTCCATTCAGGAATAGGTAGAACAGCCCTCCAGGGCTAATGGTAACTTTAGTCCTTTAATATTAATGGAGAACATAATAAATTGactctgtctgactgtgtgactgCTTTATGGAAGCCTCTGTTTTGGCAAAGGTCCAACATGCAACCACAGACAACATCAGAAAATCTTGGAATATACTTTAAATATACTCTAAAAAAGGGGCTGGAATCACAGAACACACAAGGGCACCTTGAAATTGATGGCACCTGAGCATTTGGTGGAATGTGTTTCTCGCCTAAACAAAATGCATCTGGATCAAAGGTCACAGAACCATGACATAATGTGTTGGACTTTGTGCTGAACTTTGTTCAGGTTTTGCTGTGTTTCTCTGCTGAGGTATGAAACTTGCTTGAAGTAAATGCAGGAAGTCTTTTCCTACACCTGAAACACCACCCACAGGGCTACTcatgaaaatgtataaattcaTAGCAATTCTGACAAAGAAATAAAGATGAAGAGTTCTTAAAAGGAACCTTGACTATTCTGTAACATTATGAGGGTATACTTACCTAAAGAGCATGTTTCTTTGTCTGGATCACCAATACATTCATGTGTAAATGCAACTGGTACATTATCCAAAGGATGAATGAACTGATGGAACGTGTTTAGCTGGTGCTCATCAGCAACAGTGTACTTTACAAACAAAAGACTAATGTCCACCCTCATGAACAGACGGGCCTTAGATAAGTACATCATGAATGATATGAGTGGGCTGTTGTGTTATGTGTTCTAAGCAGTAAATACACCacaaagtttgtggacacctgctcatccaacctttcctctaaaataaaatgtgttcacagtTAATGTGAGCCCCACTGGTGCAGTAACAGTTATTCCAGTGGGAAATCTAGACACAATCTGTTGGAACATAGCtttgaggatctgattgcatttAGCAGCAAGACATTTCTCTTTACAGCAGTTggctaaattattttaaatatgttactGATGTAGGCTGTGGCAGTATAAGAGGTCTTGCTTAATTACTCTTACTGGTGAAGCATGGTGTTCCTGTCTGTGCAGGGAATTAGTCCCTGGTCTGCAGAATGGAAGGCAGCAGTGTTATCCACCACTCTGTGCTACATCCTATACCTATAACATCAGGTAGTGATTCTGGAAGATGAGTTATGAATCACAAACTCCACTCTATCTCATACCAAATGTACTGTACTGCTGTCCTCCATCACtgtagagaacacagttctgctgcTTCACAGCAGTAAATAGGATTAGATATTGTGGTTGAAAATGCAGATTCAAAGGCCCTGGTGCTTGTGCATTATATAAGAAAATCGCGAAGAGCATCTGTTGCTCGGGTGACTGAGAATGTCAATTCAGGTCAAGAACAGATTGGTGACAGTAAAAAACCTGTCATAATGGTAATATGAGTTGTCTTTTCCCACTAGTGTGCAAGTGCCTCAGTGCCTAGGTAAAGAGGTTTGGTGGTTGTGTTACGCTGTGGGATAATTAttatggcacagtctgtgttcTCTTGTAATTTCACTACAAATTAGCAAAAGTGATGCTGCCTGATCCCAACAAAAACGAACAAAAACATTTCTAACGAAGACTGGTGattgtgagtgagtggatgtatTCTGTAAAGAGGTTTAAGAGTAAAGTTctgaggaaaaaagagaagtaCAGGAGTGAAGAGAATAGACTATATTGTTTCTGAAAAGGGGAGCAATGCTGAATGAATTCATGCCCGAAGTGAAGAGCCTGAACCTGGGACACTTAGAATTACAGGAACTTACTTTGTGAAATGGAACATATGACTGGAGTAGCACTGTCTGATAATGAGGCGTGAGGCCATGCAGGAATTTTAAGGTTAACGGCACAATGTTACATGTTTTGTAATCAGTAGCCAGTGTAGCTGCTGAAAGATGTGGAAGTGTCACTGAACGGCTcaatttgtttttataatgtAGTAAACCAGAAGCTACAGCTTTCTTAGTCACCAAATCATGACTCAGATGTGCAAATTTGGGAGATCTGGGCTATTTAGACAGTATTCTCTGATTTGATGACCCTGCCAAATCTGAGGGGCTATCTTTTGGAAGAATGGTGTTCACTCATTCCAGGACACTTCCAGAATTTATGTGGCTGTGGCACTGATgatatcattaaaatattgaTGTGCAAGTTGGTCACTTAAGCAAATGTGGATTTTATGTTCAGAGGGTTATGTTTTAGGTTTAGAAATGATACAGTAACACAAAATAGACCAGAACTGAGTGTTGGAACTGGTCAGTACATTGGAATTCTACCTGTATAAATAATGTACATGTATTTTTGATTGAACAGAACAGTATCACTTCAGCTCAATTCACATTAACAAGAAGGCTGATGgtataacactcagagattccCTGCACAAGTGCTGAATCAGGGGTGGAATACATCAGTTTTACCGCTGTCAAGTTGCACTTTAAAATCTGGATCAGATTTAATGATGGAGAAGCAAAAAACGTCTGCCCCACTGAGGCCAATCTGTAAAGGCTTGGCAGATGATTTGACATTTATATATTGACAGATAGGATCTATAAAGGATAAAGGATCACCTCTGAGTAACacctgtgtgtctctgtgcaataccaggctttctctctctctctctctctctctctctctctctctctctctctctctctctctccccctttcactcacacacaccctctaaGTCTTTTACCAAATATAAGTTTGATTTACCTTAGAGCTGACTCATAAAACAGAGCTCTAGCTGGAGGCTTCTACAGCAGTTTTATTAAAAACTCCTGCATCAGCATTTGACAAATTAGAAACTGGAACTATTGCCTTaaatcacaaatacacacacacacacaccacaaaggAAACAAAATTAAAGTGCACACATAGTAAATATGTAAAAGTACAGACAACAGGACTAAAAGCTTTCAGTTTTAGtc belongs to Hoplias malabaricus isolate fHopMal1 chromosome 9, fHopMal1.hap1, whole genome shotgun sequence and includes:
- the LOC136707168 gene encoding delta-type opioid receptor-like isoform X1, giving the protein MDSNLVEILKGDKCLSTSDCEFNSSLLGDPEARNLTPSPGWTPEAEPLSLLSPAITAVYSVVFVVGLVGNCLVMYVIIRYTKMKTATNIYIFNLALADALVTTTMPFQSTDYMLNSWPFGEIVCKVFISIDYYNMFTSIFTLTMMSVDRYVAVCHPVKALDFRTPLMAKCINVGIWVLSSAAGVPAMVLGGTQTNNGTTECALQFPDPYEYWDTLMKICVFVFAFVVPVLIISVCYSLMLLRLRSVRLLSGSREKDRNLRRITRLVLVVVAAFIICWTPIHIFILLKAIVSIPETTPVMAAYFLCVALGYTNSSLNPILYAFLDENFKRCFKDFCLPARGRGDRGLVGSRGGRSAGRQLPQAAESPPKTAKPA
- the LOC136707168 gene encoding delta-type opioid receptor-like isoform X2 produces the protein MKTATNIYIFNLALADALVTTTMPFQSTDYMLNSWPFGEIVCKVFISIDYYNMFTSIFTLTMMSVDRYVAVCHPVKALDFRTPLMAKCINVGIWVLSSAAGVPAMVLGGTQTNNGTTECALQFPDPYEYWDTLMKICVFVFAFVVPVLIISVCYSLMLLRLRSVRLLSGSREKDRNLRRITRLVLVVVAAFIICWTPIHIFILLKAIVSIPETTPVMAAYFLCVALGYTNSSLNPILYAFLDENFKRCFKDFCLPARGRGDRGLVGSRGGRSAGRQLPQAAESPPKTAKPA